A genome region from Penaeus chinensis breed Huanghai No. 1 chromosome 22, ASM1920278v2, whole genome shotgun sequence includes the following:
- the LOC125036931 gene encoding spermine oxidase-like, with amino-acid sequence MPALAIMTQTGLANAVQREVVVVGGGVAGLSAAKTLIAEGVRDIILLEAQDYLGGRVKTYRQDGILTEDGAEWIHGGRANRLYGLARRLGALADRVPDSAYAWRAKTESGRNPDLAGFDVAESLYEICERNNVLPQYSDDGYGKCYADRFPMKYRRYRARRSESDAWLHYLEMWVNKDTGLDDWMHQSARDADRFTDWGFDQWDQWRRGYDALVHHLTKAIPDGKIRMVSPVCKIFWDQGEDARALVVTQDGASYLADHVLVTASVGHLKERQASLFEPALPQKYREALAVTELGLADKVQLGWESPW; translated from the exons ATGCCCGCCTTGGCCATTATGACGCAGACAGG GCTTGCCAACGCTGTgcagagggaggtggtggtggtgggcggggGAGTCGCAGGACTGTCGGCAGCCAAGACTCTAATCGCAGAGGGCGTGAGGGATATAATTCTGCTGGAGGCCCAGGACTATCTCGGAGGAAGAGTCAAGACCTACAGGCAAG ACGGCATCCTGACGGAAGACGGGGCCGAATGGATCCACGGCGGCCGGGCCAACCGCCTCTACGGCCTCGCGAGGAGACTGGGCGCCCTCGCTGACCGGGTCCCTGATTCTGCATACG CCTGGAGAGCCAAAACGGAGTCGGGGCGGAATCCCGACTTGGCGGGTTTTGACGTGGCCGAAAGCCTGTACGAAATCTGTGAGAGAAACAATGTGCTCCCCCAGTACAGCGACGACGGGTACGGGAAATGCTACGCCGACAG GTTTCCGATGAAGTACAGACGCTACCGAGCGAGGCGATCGGAAAGCGATGCTTGGCTTCATTACCTGGAGATG TGGGTGAACAAAGACACGGGCCTCGACGACTGGATGCACCAGTCGGCACGCGACGCCGACCGCTTTACCGACTGGGGCTTCGACCAGTGGGACCAGTGGCGCAGAGGGTACGACGCTCTCGTCCATCATCTTACA AAAGCCATTCCAGATGGAAAGATCAGGATGGTTTCGCCCGTTTGCAAAATTTTCTGGGATCAAGGCGAAGACGCCCGGGCCCTAGTGGTCACTCAGGACGGTGCCTCCTACCTGGCCGACCACGTTCTCGTCACGGCCTCTGTCGGCCACCTCAAGGAGCGCCAGGCTAGCCTCTTCGAGCCCGCCCTGCCGCAGAAATACCGAGAAGCATTGGCG GTAACGGAGCTTGGACTCGCGGACAAGGTGCAGCTGGGATGGGAGTCCCCATGGTGA